The following are encoded in a window of Nibricoccus aquaticus genomic DNA:
- the flhA gene encoding flagellar biosynthesis protein FlhA produces the protein MAASNSTATLPAPIQHVSGLMKRADLIFTGALFGTVLLLIVPVPPFLLDMLLALSIGMSLLVLLVIVYVKDPPEFSGFPTILLGFTLFRLALNICTTRLILTKGHAGGVIESFGHFVIQGNYIVGFVVFLILIVINFVVITKGAGRIAEVAARFTLDALPGKQMAIDAELNAGIIDEASATSRRLKVQKEADFYGAMDGASKFVRGDAVAGILITLVNIIGGFAIGVFQMDLSLQESLTKFTLLSIGDGLVSQIPALIVSVAAGLLVTRASENTNLGTQVGRQLVRYPRAIGITAGMLITFGFMPGMPMIPFFLLGGMAGYLAHTLKKQQEAAELEVLAPVTGKDAKPGAKGSASAPTTGKEAAANAPASVKAGGDDLRKLIDLDVFAIEIGYGLLPIADATKGGDLLSRVTGVRKALAREKGIIVPPVSVRDNLELEANDYRFMLRGKTIARGSVLPGRWMAMNVSGSSVRLRGVPTREPVFNLEATWIDEAEKKTAELNGYTVVDPSSVMITHLSESLKSIAHLLLGRQDVQTLIDHIKETHPALVAELLPDLVNLGVIQRVLQNLLRENISILNLPLVLEGIGDYASLTKNPDDLSELVRRRLGLYFVPEYESKPGFVKAFTLDPRLEQILAGKIHRTASDVGLSLDPATGHHLLNDLTQRCNELIQQGLPAVLVVSTEVRLPLKRFFEPSLPRLVVLAFQELPSSSEVENAGFIQLPPHLANRLVETKMAA, from the coding sequence ATGGCCGCTTCCAATTCCACCGCCACTCTGCCCGCTCCCATCCAGCACGTTTCCGGCCTCATGAAACGCGCCGACCTCATCTTCACCGGCGCCCTCTTCGGCACCGTGCTGCTGCTGATCGTGCCCGTTCCTCCCTTCCTGCTCGATATGCTGCTCGCGCTCAGCATCGGCATGTCACTGCTCGTCCTGCTCGTGATCGTGTACGTCAAAGATCCGCCCGAGTTCTCCGGCTTCCCCACGATTCTCCTCGGCTTCACGCTTTTCCGCCTCGCGCTGAACATCTGTACCACGCGCCTCATTCTCACCAAAGGCCACGCCGGCGGCGTCATCGAGTCGTTCGGCCACTTCGTGATTCAGGGCAACTACATCGTCGGCTTCGTCGTCTTCCTGATCCTCATCGTCATCAACTTCGTCGTCATCACGAAGGGCGCCGGCCGCATCGCCGAAGTCGCCGCCCGCTTCACGCTCGATGCTCTTCCCGGTAAGCAAATGGCCATCGATGCCGAGCTCAACGCCGGCATCATCGACGAAGCCTCCGCCACCTCCCGCCGCCTCAAGGTCCAGAAAGAAGCCGACTTCTACGGCGCGATGGACGGCGCCTCCAAATTCGTCCGCGGCGACGCCGTCGCCGGCATCCTCATCACCCTGGTCAACATCATCGGCGGTTTCGCCATCGGTGTTTTCCAGATGGATCTCTCTCTCCAGGAATCCCTCACGAAATTTACGCTCCTCTCCATCGGTGACGGCCTCGTCTCCCAGATCCCCGCCCTCATCGTCTCCGTCGCCGCCGGCTTGCTCGTCACCCGTGCCTCGGAAAACACCAACCTCGGCACCCAGGTCGGCCGCCAGCTCGTCCGCTACCCGCGCGCCATCGGCATCACCGCCGGCATGTTGATCACCTTCGGCTTCATGCCCGGCATGCCCATGATTCCCTTCTTCCTCCTCGGAGGCATGGCCGGCTATCTCGCCCACACCCTTAAAAAACAACAGGAAGCCGCCGAACTCGAAGTCCTCGCCCCCGTCACCGGCAAAGACGCCAAACCCGGTGCCAAAGGCTCCGCCTCCGCTCCCACCACCGGCAAAGAAGCCGCCGCCAACGCTCCCGCCTCCGTCAAAGCCGGCGGCGACGACCTCCGCAAACTCATCGACCTCGATGTCTTCGCGATCGAGATCGGCTACGGCCTCCTCCCCATTGCCGACGCCACCAAAGGCGGCGACCTCCTCTCCCGCGTCACCGGCGTCCGCAAGGCCCTGGCCCGCGAAAAAGGCATCATCGTCCCGCCCGTCTCCGTCCGCGATAACCTCGAACTCGAGGCCAACGACTACCGCTTCATGCTCCGCGGCAAAACCATCGCCCGCGGCTCCGTTCTCCCCGGCCGCTGGATGGCTATGAACGTCTCCGGTTCTTCGGTACGCCTCCGCGGCGTCCCCACCCGCGAACCCGTCTTCAACCTCGAAGCCACCTGGATCGACGAAGCCGAAAAGAAGACCGCCGAGCTCAACGGTTACACCGTCGTTGATCCGTCCTCCGTCATGATCACGCACCTCTCCGAATCGCTGAAGTCCATCGCCCACCTCCTCCTCGGCCGCCAGGACGTCCAGACTCTCATCGATCATATCAAGGAAACGCACCCCGCGCTCGTCGCCGAACTCCTGCCCGACCTCGTCAACCTCGGTGTCATCCAGCGCGTCCTCCAGAATCTCCTGCGCGAGAACATCTCGATCCTCAATCTCCCGCTCGTCCTCGAAGGCATCGGCGACTACGCCTCGCTCACCAAGAACCCCGACGACCTCAGCGAACTCGTCCGCCGCCGCCTCGGCCTGTATTTCGTTCCCGAGTACGAGTCGAAGCCCGGCTTCGTCAAAGCCTTCACCCTCGATCCACGTCTCGAGCAAATCCTCGCCGGGAAAATTCACCGCACCGCGTCCGACGTCGGTCTCTCCCTTGATCCCGCCACCGGCCACCACCTCCTCAACGACCTCACCCAGCGCTGCAACGAACTCATCCAGCAAGGCCTCCCCGCCGTGCTCGTGGTTTCGACCGAGGTCCGCCTCCCGCTCAAGCGCTTCTTCGAGCCTTCGCTCCCGCGCCTCGTCGTCCTCGCGTTCCAAGAACTCCCGTCCTCCAGCGAAGTCGAAAACGCCGGCTTCATCCAACTCCCGCCCCATCTCGCCAACCGCCTCGTCGAAACCAAAATGGCCGCTTGA
- a CDS encoding EscU/YscU/HrcU family type III secretion system export apparatus switch protein: MADEDKDSKTEEASGKRLSEAHGKGQFARSPEIAVVFLLAAALGGLSMTVGTAAQDISSMARSTFSQLATIQLQLDTVPLQLGETLLLMGKVLVPILGVCTLAALLAGGLQSGFNLTPDVLGLKLEKLNPIPGFQRIFSKQALVHAGIDLLKLISIGLVLWAAAKGFFEDPLFSAPVEAVYLGHFLKRSTFEFLSRLILCMGIIAAISYWYELMKSKKDLMMTKQEVKEESKQAEGDAQTKGAMRRMARRLMQKQMLAAVPTADVIVTNPTHYAVALKYERGVDQAPVILAKGENRFALRIKALAAEHGVPVVENKPVARMLYSLGTVGESIPSDLYQAVAQILAFVYRTHRYYFHRLKTRRVEAAQAAA, encoded by the coding sequence ATGGCTGACGAAGACAAAGACTCAAAAACAGAAGAAGCGTCTGGAAAACGCCTCAGCGAAGCCCATGGCAAGGGCCAGTTCGCCCGTTCGCCTGAGATCGCCGTCGTCTTCCTCCTCGCTGCCGCCCTCGGTGGCCTCTCGATGACCGTCGGCACCGCTGCACAGGACATATCCTCGATGGCCCGCAGCACCTTCAGCCAGCTCGCCACCATTCAGCTCCAGCTCGACACCGTGCCCCTGCAACTGGGCGAAACCCTCCTGCTGATGGGCAAAGTCCTCGTTCCCATCCTCGGCGTCTGCACCCTCGCCGCCCTCCTCGCCGGCGGACTTCAGAGCGGCTTCAACCTCACGCCCGACGTCCTCGGCCTGAAGCTCGAAAAACTCAACCCCATCCCCGGCTTCCAACGTATCTTCTCCAAGCAGGCCCTCGTCCACGCCGGCATCGACCTGCTCAAACTCATCTCCATCGGCCTCGTTCTCTGGGCTGCCGCCAAAGGCTTCTTTGAAGACCCGCTTTTCTCCGCCCCCGTCGAAGCCGTTTACCTCGGACACTTTCTCAAACGCTCCACCTTCGAGTTCCTCTCCCGCCTCATCCTTTGCATGGGCATCATCGCAGCCATCAGCTACTGGTACGAACTCATGAAGTCCAAAAAGGATCTCATGATGACCAAGCAGGAGGTCAAAGAAGAGTCCAAGCAGGCCGAAGGTGACGCCCAGACCAAGGGCGCCATGCGCCGCATGGCCCGCCGCCTCATGCAGAAACAGATGCTCGCCGCCGTTCCCACCGCCGACGTCATCGTCACCAACCCGACTCACTACGCCGTCGCCCTCAAATACGAACGCGGCGTCGATCAGGCCCCCGTCATCCTCGCCAAAGGCGAAAACCGCTTCGCCCTCCGCATCAAAGCCCTCGCCGCCGAGCACGGCGTCCCCGTCGTCGAAAACAAACCCGTCGCCCGCATGTTGTATTCACTCGGCACCGTCGGCGAATCCATCCCCTCCGACCTCTACCAGGCCGTCGCCCAGATCCTCGCCTTCGTTTACCGCACCCACCGCTACTACTTCCATCGCTTGAAAACCCGCCGCGTCGAAGCCGCCCAGGCCGCCGCCTGA
- a CDS encoding TonB-dependent receptor — MNQPTPPDRSSRRSKNYTRGLVALTLLAAASTISPCLFAQAAPAAASQEGSGTIRGRVFDNNGGKYLEGAEVSIEGSTLSTTTERSGGFTLKNVPAGTHTIVVNYTGLDTKTESVVVASGQTAELSLGLSEGEVIALSEFRVQGAKEGMSQAIALQKVSFQSKLVAAADQFGPIAEGNVGEYLKFLPGLSVDYNANDARGVSLRGLNTSFTVVAVDGTPMAASSSVADTRRFEFEQIAMNNVETTELFKTVTPDIPASATGGFVNFVTKSAFDRQDVSTLSYDFNLVVPSTNLSIGKESGVWGNGKEFVARPNLDLNYARRINDKVGINFNYRFSERYDDSPRTEITWVPEASMFTAPRLQQYNIRTEQKLTHREAFASKLDYLISDDTKLTVSGQWNWYDLLFHQRGPQIQLGSVAGANTRIGDSNNPTFSSRTTFAPSAVSAPVVLNDVTFRNKYGTTLHFNSTLSHEFSNASKASLTAYWSHADGQYRDSNKGFVGSQARMITSPTTVDRIDLANATTGTVPVIQLYNNGGTTPVSLDYLRSLSNYTLSPGSTLQARPWTTGETKTGLNGNYVIDLPIQAIPVKLQAGFALDKTERDITRITLRSSFTAITGSALTPYLDQGFTKDVGFGFGSFQTVDPYKIYEGYRNNFTVYFQDLYREFEEDNLAGYFRFDIKPCADLLIVGGFRWEERQIDGWAVDRAVPRSGKAVTHLEYDKVYPSISAKYTPSWEKALVVRGGFSKTVGHPDYADLIGTVTVESAPGANDGSITGVNPALKPYFTDNYDLSAEYYLKNSGVLSVALFRKNVQNYIVDRGMTAADIAAVAAASGLNPAQFVTGTIRDNGPDSSIQGIELGYAQNLTFLPAPFDKLNVQTNFTMSDADGDDNDVLWAQQRGAASKTFNFVLGYRIGKWSITSSTNWTGDTVASGLVNSEWILGTRNNNPALDTRMVSLKSDVVRTDLKVEYAFSSRYKVYFAVQNMLGAGRDDYLRGYTENHSEYRLARNHYQFGEPYYNIGVRGTF; from the coding sequence ATGAACCAACCAACACCCCCGGACCGGTCCTCACGCCGTTCCAAGAACTACACCCGCGGCCTCGTTGCTCTCACGCTCCTGGCCGCTGCCTCCACCATCAGCCCCTGCCTGTTCGCCCAAGCCGCTCCGGCCGCCGCATCCCAAGAAGGATCCGGCACCATCCGTGGCCGCGTGTTCGACAACAACGGCGGTAAATACCTCGAAGGCGCGGAAGTCTCGATTGAGGGCTCCACCCTCAGCACCACCACGGAACGCTCCGGCGGCTTCACGTTGAAGAACGTGCCGGCGGGCACCCACACCATCGTGGTCAACTACACCGGCCTCGATACGAAGACCGAGTCCGTCGTAGTCGCATCCGGCCAGACCGCCGAGCTCAGCTTGGGCTTGAGCGAAGGCGAGGTCATCGCACTCTCCGAATTCCGCGTCCAAGGTGCGAAGGAAGGCATGTCCCAGGCTATCGCTCTCCAGAAAGTTTCGTTCCAATCGAAGCTTGTGGCCGCCGCAGACCAGTTCGGCCCCATCGCCGAAGGCAACGTCGGCGAGTACCTCAAATTCCTCCCCGGCCTGAGCGTTGACTACAACGCCAACGACGCCCGCGGCGTCAGTCTCCGCGGCCTCAATACGTCGTTCACCGTTGTCGCGGTCGATGGCACGCCGATGGCCGCCAGCTCGTCTGTGGCCGATACGCGCCGCTTCGAGTTCGAGCAGATCGCGATGAATAACGTCGAGACCACCGAGCTCTTCAAAACCGTCACCCCCGACATCCCGGCTAGCGCGACCGGCGGCTTCGTGAATTTCGTCACCAAGAGCGCTTTCGACCGCCAGGACGTGAGCACGCTTAGCTACGACTTCAATCTGGTCGTCCCGAGCACCAACCTCTCCATCGGCAAAGAGTCCGGCGTCTGGGGCAACGGCAAGGAATTCGTCGCCCGCCCCAACCTCGATCTCAACTACGCTCGTCGCATCAACGACAAGGTTGGCATCAACTTCAACTACCGCTTCTCGGAGCGCTACGACGATTCACCGCGCACCGAGATCACCTGGGTGCCCGAGGCCTCGATGTTCACTGCTCCACGTCTTCAGCAGTATAATATCCGCACCGAGCAAAAGCTGACTCACCGCGAAGCCTTCGCTAGCAAGCTCGATTACCTCATCAGCGATGACACCAAGCTCACCGTCTCCGGCCAGTGGAACTGGTATGATCTGCTCTTCCATCAGCGCGGACCACAGATCCAGCTCGGCTCTGTCGCTGGTGCTAACACTCGGATCGGTGATTCGAACAATCCCACCTTTTCTTCTCGAACCACGTTTGCGCCCTCCGCAGTTTCCGCGCCGGTCGTTCTCAACGACGTTACCTTCCGCAACAAGTACGGTACTACACTTCACTTTAACAGCACGCTGAGTCACGAGTTCAGCAATGCTTCGAAGGCATCACTCACCGCTTACTGGTCGCACGCCGACGGTCAGTATCGTGATTCGAATAAAGGCTTCGTCGGCTCACAGGCGCGTATGATCACCAGCCCGACAACAGTTGACCGTATCGATCTCGCTAACGCCACCACGGGCACCGTTCCAGTGATTCAGCTCTACAATAACGGTGGCACCACGCCGGTATCGCTAGATTATTTGCGCTCGCTCTCCAACTACACGCTGTCCCCGGGCTCCACGCTTCAAGCCCGTCCTTGGACGACCGGAGAGACCAAGACCGGGCTCAACGGCAACTACGTCATCGACCTCCCGATCCAGGCGATTCCAGTCAAGCTCCAGGCAGGTTTTGCCCTCGATAAAACCGAACGCGACATCACCCGTATCACCCTGCGCAGCAGCTTCACCGCCATCACCGGCAGCGCGCTCACGCCTTATCTCGACCAAGGCTTCACGAAGGATGTCGGCTTCGGTTTCGGCTCCTTCCAGACCGTCGATCCGTACAAGATCTACGAGGGCTACCGGAATAACTTCACCGTTTACTTCCAGGACCTCTACCGCGAATTCGAAGAGGACAACCTCGCCGGTTACTTCCGCTTCGATATCAAGCCATGCGCTGATCTCCTGATCGTCGGCGGCTTCCGCTGGGAAGAGCGCCAGATCGACGGATGGGCCGTTGACCGCGCTGTCCCGCGCTCCGGCAAGGCCGTCACCCATCTCGAATACGACAAGGTTTATCCCTCGATCAGCGCGAAATACACCCCGTCCTGGGAAAAAGCGCTCGTTGTGCGCGGTGGCTTCAGCAAGACGGTCGGCCATCCCGACTACGCCGATCTCATCGGCACCGTCACCGTTGAAAGCGCCCCGGGCGCCAACGATGGCTCGATCACCGGTGTGAACCCCGCGCTCAAACCGTACTTCACGGATAACTACGACCTCTCCGCCGAATACTACCTCAAAAATTCCGGCGTGCTCAGCGTCGCGCTCTTCCGCAAGAACGTGCAAAACTACATCGTGGATCGCGGCATGACCGCCGCCGACATCGCTGCTGTTGCCGCGGCCTCCGGCCTCAATCCCGCGCAATTCGTCACTGGCACCATTCGCGATAACGGCCCGGATTCCAGCATCCAGGGCATCGAGCTCGGCTATGCGCAGAACCTGACCTTCCTGCCCGCTCCCTTCGACAAGCTTAACGTGCAGACGAACTTCACCATGAGCGACGCCGATGGCGACGACAACGACGTCCTCTGGGCCCAGCAACGCGGCGCCGCCTCGAAGACCTTTAACTTCGTCCTCGGCTACCGCATCGGCAAATGGTCCATCACCTCCTCGACCAACTGGACCGGCGACACCGTTGCCAGCGGTCTGGTCAACAGCGAGTGGATCCTCGGCACCCGTAACAACAACCCCGCGCTCGATACCCGCATGGTGTCGCTGAAGTCCGACGTCGTCCGCACCGACCTCAAAGTCGAGTACGCGTTCTCCTCGCGCTACAAGGTGTACTTCGCCGTCCAGAACATGCTCGGTGCCGGCCGCGATGATTACCTCCGCGGCTACACTGAAAACCACTCCGAGTACCGCTTGGCCCGTAACCATTACCAGTTCGGCGAGCCCTACTATAACATCGGCGTTCGCGGCACGTTCTAA
- a CDS encoding IclR family transcriptional regulator, with protein sequence MNLTSANERSDFLRSSGNSGTSPDFRPSISLRALPHPSHAHLHPFQPPLMEKYVIPNLRNACQLLKAVAHGNGLARIADLARDLEIPATSALRIVRTLELEGFIRRDQNTLKLGPSLIYLGTAALGETEIGREAMPVLQALAKDTDETAHVAVPCDNRSLIVAVCDSPHPLRAASRPGAITDLHCSSTGKIFLTYLHPDKLGEIAAARPLTRRTPNTITTLAELRKEIVTIRAQGYSLDDEEIHPGVRCVAAPVTGPGDSVVAAIGITASAARFTPKKNAALAARVMEAAAELSRRLGHF encoded by the coding sequence GTGAACTTGACATCCGCAAATGAACGAAGCGACTTTCTCAGGTCAAGCGGCAATTCGGGCACGAGCCCTGATTTCCGACCGTCAATTTCGCTGCGCGCTTTACCCCACCCTTCGCACGCGCATCTTCACCCGTTCCAGCCGCCGCTCATGGAAAAATATGTCATTCCGAATCTTCGAAACGCCTGCCAACTACTCAAAGCCGTCGCCCACGGTAACGGGCTAGCACGCATCGCAGATCTGGCGCGCGATCTGGAAATCCCTGCGACGAGCGCGTTGCGCATCGTGCGGACGCTGGAACTCGAGGGATTTATCCGTCGCGACCAAAACACCCTGAAGCTGGGACCATCGCTCATCTATCTCGGGACTGCGGCGCTCGGCGAGACGGAGATCGGCCGCGAGGCGATGCCGGTTTTGCAGGCGCTCGCGAAAGACACCGACGAGACCGCACATGTCGCCGTGCCGTGCGACAACCGTTCGCTGATCGTCGCGGTTTGCGACAGCCCCCACCCTCTTCGCGCCGCATCACGCCCCGGTGCGATCACCGATCTGCACTGTTCTTCGACGGGAAAGATTTTCCTGACGTATCTGCACCCGGACAAGCTCGGCGAAATCGCCGCCGCGCGTCCGCTCACGCGCCGCACGCCGAACACGATCACCACACTCGCGGAGCTGCGGAAGGAAATCGTGACGATCCGCGCGCAAGGTTACAGCCTCGACGACGAGGAGATCCACCCCGGCGTGCGCTGTGTCGCCGCGCCTGTGACGGGCCCGGGCGATTCGGTGGTCGCCGCGATCGGCATCACCGCCTCGGCCGCTCGATTCACTCCAAAGAAAAATGCGGCGCTGGCTGCGCGGGTGATGGAAGCGGCCGCGGAATTATCCCGGCGGCTCGGGCATTTTTAA
- a CDS encoding flagellar biosynthetic protein FliR gives MPVEQLFAWMMVFLRGLGLILLLPTLGSRPLPAMVRVSISALLATLLYGLVPRASTLPTDNFNLVLASMGEVILGLVMGFVGRLIFASVDMAGRLITQEIGLSAAPGIDSPAPSTEPLAAFLSAFAGVLFFLLGGHLGALSAFARSFDFAAAGAPAFSPAAVEYLIRGTASVIELGFRIAAPFIAMNFLITLAFSVLGRAVPKMSVFVLSYPLRFIVGCSLLASSGALMARYLQPEFEQLPFELLELVARGKS, from the coding sequence ATGCCCGTCGAACAACTCTTCGCATGGATGATGGTTTTCCTGCGCGGGCTCGGCCTGATCCTGCTCCTGCCCACGCTCGGCTCCCGTCCGCTGCCCGCGATGGTGCGCGTCTCGATTTCCGCACTGCTGGCGACCTTGCTCTACGGCCTCGTCCCACGGGCCTCCACGTTGCCCACAGATAACTTCAACCTCGTCCTTGCGAGCATGGGTGAAGTCATCCTCGGCCTCGTGATGGGCTTCGTCGGCCGCCTGATCTTCGCCTCTGTGGACATGGCTGGCCGCCTCATCACCCAGGAAATCGGCCTCTCCGCCGCTCCCGGCATCGATTCGCCCGCGCCCTCCACCGAACCGCTCGCGGCCTTTCTCTCCGCCTTCGCCGGCGTGCTTTTTTTCCTGCTCGGTGGACATCTCGGCGCGCTGAGCGCCTTCGCACGCAGTTTCGATTTTGCCGCCGCCGGCGCTCCCGCGTTCAGCCCCGCTGCTGTCGAGTACCTGATTCGCGGCACGGCGAGCGTCATCGAGCTCGGCTTCCGCATCGCCGCGCCCTTCATCGCGATGAACTTCCTGATCACGCTCGCATTCTCCGTGCTTGGCCGCGCCGTGCCCAAGATGAGCGTCTTCGTGCTCAGTTATCCACTACGCTTCATCGTGGGCTGCTCGCTCCTGGCGAGCTCCGGGGCGTTGATGGCCCGCTACCTCCAGCCGGAGTTTGAACAGCTGCCTTTCGAACTGCTCGAACTCGTCGCCCGCGGAAAAAGCTGA
- a CDS encoding flagellar biosynthetic protein FliQ, translated as MNPEMAVDIFKNVIVFALYIVSPFLAVMLFMGLLTSLIQSVTSIQEQTLVFAPKLIAFAVLCIALGPWLLRSLSEFATRTISQMSTLGH; from the coding sequence ATGAATCCCGAAATGGCCGTGGACATCTTCAAGAACGTGATCGTTTTCGCGCTCTACATCGTGTCGCCGTTTCTCGCCGTCATGCTCTTCATGGGCCTGCTCACCAGTCTGATTCAGTCGGTCACCAGCATCCAGGAGCAGACCCTTGTCTTTGCTCCCAAGTTGATCGCCTTCGCCGTGCTCTGCATCGCCCTCGGCCCCTGGCTCCTGCGCTCGCTCAGCGAATTCGCCACCCGCACGATCAGCCAGATGAGTACGCTCGGCCACTGA
- the fliP gene encoding flagellar type III secretion system pore protein FliP (The bacterial flagellar biogenesis protein FliP forms a type III secretion system (T3SS)-type pore required for flagellar assembly.), whose protein sequence is MNALRLPRRFLATRVFGVFTPLLLALFFFFAPAASAQAPAAPPPSTAPAAQQPFRLNIGLEGANKPGDVGVAIQIVIVMTLLTLAPSMVMLMTSFTRIVIVLGFVRTALGVPSAPSNQIIVGLSLFLTFFLMGPIFDRVNNEALQPYLAGQIASGEAFDKAAVPLKDFMLKQTRTRDIEFFLELGRFGPTPVADLPMRVIIPAFVISELQTAFQMGFLLFLPFLVIDFLVSSVLMALGMMMMPPTVVALPFKLLLFVLVDGWHLVVKNLVESFRL, encoded by the coding sequence ATGAACGCGCTCCGTCTCCCGCGCCGCTTTCTCGCGACCCGCGTGTTCGGTGTTTTTACGCCGCTCCTCCTCGCGCTCTTCTTTTTCTTCGCCCCCGCCGCCTCTGCCCAGGCCCCGGCCGCGCCTCCGCCCTCAACCGCCCCTGCCGCCCAACAACCCTTCCGCCTGAACATCGGCCTCGAAGGCGCCAACAAGCCCGGCGATGTCGGCGTCGCCATCCAGATCGTCATCGTGATGACGCTCCTCACGCTCGCGCCGTCGATGGTCATGCTTATGACCAGCTTCACGCGCATCGTGATCGTCCTCGGCTTCGTCCGCACCGCACTCGGCGTTCCCTCCGCGCCCTCGAATCAAATCATCGTCGGCCTCTCGCTCTTCCTCACGTTCTTCCTGATGGGCCCCATCTTCGACCGCGTGAACAACGAGGCGCTCCAGCCCTACCTCGCCGGTCAGATCGCCTCAGGTGAAGCCTTCGACAAAGCCGCCGTGCCGCTGAAAGACTTCATGCTGAAGCAGACACGCACCCGCGACATCGAGTTCTTCCTCGAACTCGGCCGCTTCGGTCCCACGCCTGTAGCCGATTTGCCGATGCGCGTGATCATTCCCGCCTTCGTGATTAGCGAACTCCAGACCGCGTTTCAGATGGGATTCCTGCTCTTCCTGCCGTTCCTCGTCATCGACTTCCTTGTGTCGTCCGTGCTCATGGCGCTCGGCATGATGATGATGCCGCCGACGGTCGTCGCATTGCCCTTTAAGCTCCTGCTCTTCGTCCTCGTGGATGGCTGGCACCTCGTCGTCAAAAACCTCGTCGAATCCTTCCGTTTATGA
- a CDS encoding flagellar biosynthetic protein FliO, whose product MEKSPEKPADKSAEKAPAEKPASPDQIIYPRNSAERPATAPAEKSSSMGNMLIMLAAFALAAGGVWVLIQRRQSGPLSARGQRKLQIEETRPLGGRQYLIVANYDGKKFLLGVTPGQINLLTPLGDERTHPEEKKP is encoded by the coding sequence GTGGAGAAATCCCCGGAGAAACCCGCCGATAAGTCCGCCGAAAAAGCGCCCGCCGAAAAGCCCGCCTCCCCGGACCAGATCATTTACCCGCGCAACAGCGCCGAGCGCCCCGCGACCGCTCCCGCCGAAAAATCCTCCTCCATGGGCAATATGCTCATCATGCTCGCTGCCTTTGCGCTCGCCGCCGGCGGAGTCTGGGTTCTCATCCAGCGCCGCCAGTCCGGTCCGCTCTCCGCCCGCGGACAACGCAAACTCCAGATCGAGGAAACCCGTCCCCTCGGCGGACGCCAGTACCTGATCGTCGCCAACTACGACGGGAAAAAATTCCTCCTCGGCGTTACTCCGGGTCAGATCAATTTGCTCACCCCGCTCGGCGACGAACGCACTCATCCCGAGGAGAAAAAGCCATGA
- the fliN gene encoding flagellar motor switch protein FliN, with amino-acid sequence MEDKTLDLVLDVKVKVTVQLGSCQLPMREVLELAPGAVIQLSQHASDPVGLYVNDKLIAYGEVVVVEDSFGIKITELVGSKA; translated from the coding sequence ATGGAAGATAAGACTCTCGATCTCGTCCTTGACGTTAAAGTCAAAGTCACCGTCCAGCTCGGCTCCTGCCAGCTGCCCATGCGCGAAGTCCTCGAACTCGCGCCCGGCGCTGTCATCCAGCTCAGCCAGCACGCCAGCGACCCCGTCGGCCTCTACGTGAACGACAAACTCATCGCCTACGGTGAAGTCGTCGTCGTCGAAGACAGCTTCGGCATCAAGATCACCGAACTCGTCGGCTCCAAAGCATAA